A genomic region of Desulfosarcina ovata subsp. ovata contains the following coding sequences:
- a CDS encoding sigma-54-dependent transcriptional regulator produces the protein MTTSHLLIVDDEPDMLTLLKRSLQPDLDCQVDTAPSGEAALEMIRTSEYDLVLADIKMPGISGLDLLEQVKAEYGEAITMVMMTAYGHIEMAVEAMKRGAYDFITKPFDHDALVMRLEKAFERSHLLKENERLLHECRSSNRFQELVGKSSQMQRVYETIQMVAKTDLTVLITGESGTGKDLTARAVHALSNRSQRPFIAVNCPTVPEHILESELFGYKKGAFTHATRDKKGLFQEAHKGTIFLDEIGDITPTIQTKLLRVLQEKELKPLGDARPIQVDVRIIASTNQPLAEKIKSGEFREDFFYRLNVLPIKLPPLRERAEDIPLIANHLLEKHCTKLDKPPKRISAELMDAFVNRRWEGNAREMENMIMQGILFSGGDEITPKDVGIGRPTTASTVAEITSLLDMPYKEAKESNLQTFNAAYIGHMLTQSKGNVTQAAKASGLERQALQQIMRRYGISAEPYRR, from the coding sequence ATGACGACATCCCACCTTCTGATTGTCGATGACGAACCGGATATGCTGACGCTGCTCAAACGCAGCCTGCAACCCGACCTGGATTGCCAGGTGGACACCGCACCTTCCGGTGAGGCGGCCCTTGAAATGATCCGCACCAGCGAATACGATCTGGTGCTGGCAGACATCAAAATGCCCGGCATCAGCGGCCTTGACCTTCTGGAACAGGTAAAGGCCGAGTACGGCGAGGCGATCACCATGGTCATGATGACGGCCTACGGCCACATCGAGATGGCTGTCGAAGCCATGAAACGCGGCGCCTACGATTTCATCACCAAGCCCTTTGACCACGATGCCCTGGTGATGCGACTGGAAAAGGCATTCGAACGCAGCCATCTGCTCAAGGAAAACGAGCGGCTGCTGCACGAGTGCCGCTCCTCGAACAGGTTTCAGGAACTGGTGGGAAAGAGCTCCCAGATGCAACGGGTGTATGAAACCATCCAGATGGTCGCCAAAACCGACCTGACGGTCCTGATCACCGGCGAATCCGGGACCGGCAAGGATCTTACCGCCCGTGCCGTCCATGCCTTGAGCAATCGCAGCCAGCGCCCGTTTATCGCCGTGAACTGCCCGACCGTACCGGAACACATTCTGGAAAGCGAACTCTTCGGCTATAAAAAAGGGGCCTTTACCCATGCCACGCGGGATAAGAAAGGCCTTTTCCAGGAAGCCCACAAAGGGACGATTTTCCTGGATGAAATCGGCGACATCACCCCCACCATTCAGACCAAACTGCTGCGCGTGCTTCAGGAAAAGGAGCTTAAGCCACTGGGGGATGCCAGGCCGATTCAGGTGGATGTGCGCATTATTGCCTCCACCAACCAGCCGCTGGCCGAGAAGATCAAATCCGGAGAATTTCGTGAGGATTTTTTCTATCGTCTCAATGTGCTGCCCATCAAACTGCCGCCGCTGCGCGAACGGGCCGAGGATATTCCCCTGATCGCCAACCATCTTCTGGAGAAACACTGCACCAAGCTCGACAAACCTCCCAAACGGATATCGGCCGAATTGATGGACGCCTTTGTCAACCGTCGCTGGGAGGGCAATGCGCGGGAGATGGAGAACATGATCATGCAGGGGATCCTCTTCTCCGGGGGAGATGAAATCACCCCCAAGGACGTGGGTATCGGCCGGCCGACAACCGCCAGCACCGTGGCGGAGATCACTTCGCTGCTGGACATGCCCTACAAGGAGGCCAAAGAGAGCAACCTGCAGACGTTCAACGCCGCCTACATCGGGCATATGCTGACCCAGAGCAAGGGCAATGTCACCCAGGCGGCCAAGGCCAGCGGTCTGGAGCGCCAGGCCCTGCAGCAAATCATGCGCCGCTACGGCATTTCGGCGGAGCCGTACCGTCGTTAA
- a CDS encoding two-component system sensor histidine kinase NtrB, which translates to MVTVSSFPIWFVDVVGSVLMIVFTFVSLGYCLELKKNEPTDIIIINYLLWVCVALAVFAISRSAGHLLKQIFLLSGHQALWTATQPFSGAINTFTFIVVASVTLFFERTWAIYGTILKDRQALQTAHEELIYLNQNLEGLVEERTEALAISEQKYRRIFEVSRDMILVTRTDGRILNINPAGKQLCGLSTASDSAIEGQLFQNYLSGPDDWKNINQHIENRGFISSEEFDLLLEDGSHRRVLLSGSLAKTPSEEGETIHFLVKDIEQRRLMQKQMAQADKLASIGELSSGIAHEINNPLGIILGYTQLLLRGEDPQSDRYNDLKTIEKHVRSCKAIVEDLLNFARTSHPHKEQIDIHAVITDVVHFVRHHSNLENIQIETALAPKLPSVLMDEKKIKQVLINLLMNAIHAVGRSGTIRIATGTNTAANRITVEVADTGHGIAKENLPRIFDPFFTTKPTGEGTGLGLSVSYGIIKGHGGHIIVKSEPDQGAAFTLSLPVSPAIAER; encoded by the coding sequence ATGGTGACCGTCAGCTCCTTCCCCATCTGGTTTGTCGATGTTGTTGGATCGGTTCTGATGATTGTTTTTACCTTCGTCAGCCTGGGCTATTGTCTGGAACTGAAAAAAAACGAGCCCACCGACATCATCATCATCAACTACCTGTTGTGGGTGTGCGTAGCCCTGGCCGTGTTTGCCATCTCCCGCTCTGCCGGCCATCTACTCAAACAAATCTTCCTGCTCTCCGGCCACCAGGCGCTGTGGACGGCGACCCAGCCCTTTTCCGGCGCCATCAACACCTTCACCTTCATCGTCGTGGCCTCGGTGACCCTTTTTTTCGAGCGCACATGGGCCATTTACGGGACCATCCTAAAGGATCGTCAAGCGTTGCAGACCGCCCATGAGGAGTTGATTTACCTTAACCAGAACCTTGAAGGGCTGGTTGAAGAGCGCACCGAAGCCCTGGCGATCTCCGAACAAAAATACCGGCGTATTTTCGAGGTATCCAGGGACATGATCCTGGTTACCCGAACGGACGGCCGGATTCTTAATATCAACCCGGCCGGCAAACAATTGTGTGGTTTGTCCACCGCGAGCGACTCGGCCATCGAGGGACAGCTTTTCCAGAACTATCTTTCGGGTCCCGATGACTGGAAAAACATCAACCAGCACATCGAAAATCGGGGCTTTATTTCCAGCGAAGAATTCGATCTGCTCCTGGAAGACGGCAGTCACCGCCGGGTGCTGCTCTCCGGCAGCTTGGCAAAAACACCTTCCGAAGAAGGCGAAACAATCCATTTTCTGGTCAAGGATATCGAGCAGCGCCGATTGATGCAAAAGCAGATGGCCCAGGCGGACAAACTGGCTTCCATCGGCGAGCTCTCCTCAGGGATCGCCCACGAGATCAACAACCCACTGGGCATCATCCTGGGATATACCCAATTGCTGCTGCGCGGTGAAGACCCGCAATCGGACCGTTACAATGACCTTAAAACCATTGAAAAACACGTCCGGTCCTGCAAGGCCATTGTCGAGGACCTGCTCAATTTCGCCCGGACGTCACACCCGCACAAGGAACAGATTGACATTCACGCGGTGATCACGGATGTGGTCCATTTCGTCCGCCATCACAGCAACCTGGAAAACATCCAGATCGAAACCGCTCTGGCCCCCAAGTTGCCTTCGGTGTTGATGGACGAGAAAAAAATCAAGCAGGTGCTGATCAATCTGTTAATGAATGCCATCCATGCCGTCGGACGCAGCGGGACCATCAGAATCGCTACCGGAACCAATACGGCTGCCAACCGAATCACGGTGGAAGTGGCCGATACCGGGCATGGTATCGCCAAGGAGAATCTGCCCCGGATCTTCGATCCGTTTTTTACCACCAAACCCACCGGTGAAGGAACCGGCCTGGGACTGTCGGTCAGTTACGGCATCATCAAGGGCCACGGTGGTCATATTATCGTAAAAAGCGAGCCGGATCAGGGCGCCGCGTTCACCCTCTCACTGCCCGTCTCACCGGCGATTGCGGAGAGGTAA
- a CDS encoding sulfite exporter TauE/SafE family protein, with the protein MKKKCILPVVLLLLLSVVVAPAFTDVNAYAGSLEDAISATPQGTDPGQLDPNAKPGFLGIPGAPSPNLIAGFFWAIWVGWIFSTVGAFGGIMSGVGHITVFGLADYGKGFKQTSPMLNKLITDSIRVSNQWMVGLSGAVSSWNYYKMGRLVLPLGLMLAIGSISGSFLIPVITAGKISLKAYLGYFGLVVFVIGGFLFYETTPKGQAGKKEAKAAAKAFEDSHMKGGSKVDEAEQGVKVKSWGFKRITFTFYGVEFGFNPIVPIIGGFLIAALASFLGVGGGFLFVPFLTSVAGLPMFLVAGTSALTVLVGMIISIFTYMVVKGVPVFWPLIGVELIGIFVGSMIGPRTSKYIPDIWLKRLFVVLAVYVGLRYTTKGFLGYSIVPPF; encoded by the coding sequence ATGAAAAAGAAGTGTATTTTGCCTGTTGTATTGTTGTTGCTGTTATCGGTTGTGGTTGCACCGGCATTCACCGACGTCAACGCCTATGCCGGAAGCCTGGAAGACGCAATTTCTGCCACCCCGCAAGGAACCGATCCCGGCCAGCTTGATCCCAACGCCAAGCCCGGATTTTTGGGTATCCCCGGCGCCCCCTCACCCAACCTCATCGCCGGGTTCTTCTGGGCGATCTGGGTGGGCTGGATTTTCTCCACCGTGGGCGCCTTTGGTGGCATCATGTCCGGCGTGGGCCATATCACTGTTTTTGGCTTGGCCGATTATGGCAAGGGGTTTAAGCAAACCTCCCCCATGCTCAATAAATTGATCACCGACAGTATCCGCGTTTCCAACCAGTGGATGGTGGGTCTTTCCGGTGCCGTCTCGAGTTGGAACTACTACAAGATGGGGCGTCTGGTGCTACCCTTGGGCCTGATGCTGGCCATCGGCTCCATTTCCGGTAGTTTCCTGATCCCCGTCATCACGGCTGGCAAAATTTCCCTAAAAGCCTATCTGGGGTACTTCGGCCTCGTGGTGTTCGTCATCGGTGGCTTTTTGTTTTATGAAACCACCCCCAAAGGCCAAGCCGGCAAGAAAGAGGCCAAGGCGGCGGCCAAGGCCTTCGAGGATTCCCACATGAAAGGCGGATCCAAAGTGGACGAGGCCGAACAGGGTGTCAAGGTGAAGTCCTGGGGTTTTAAGAGAATCACCTTCACCTTTTACGGTGTCGAGTTCGGCTTCAACCCCATCGTTCCCATCATTGGTGGGTTCCTTATCGCCGCTCTGGCTTCTTTCCTGGGTGTCGGAGGCGGATTCCTCTTCGTTCCGTTTCTGACCAGTGTTGCCGGATTGCCCATGTTTCTCGTGGCCGGCACCTCGGCCCTCACGGTTCTGGTGGGCATGATCATCAGTATCTTTACCTACATGGTCGTTAAAGGTGTGCCGGTTTTCTGGCCCCTCATCGGGGTCGAGCTGATCGGCATTTTCGTCGGCTCCATGATCGGTCCGCGGACCTCCAAGTATATCCCGGACATCTGGCTGAAACGGCTTTTCGTCGTCCTGGCCGTTTACGTGGGGCTGCGATACACGACCAAGGGTTTCCTGGGCTACAGCATCGTTCCGCCGTTTTGA